In Rosa chinensis cultivar Old Blush chromosome 1, RchiOBHm-V2, whole genome shotgun sequence, a genomic segment contains:
- the LOC112179307 gene encoding ataxin-10, with protein sequence MDNTTLQECSVPEAVLQTLLSVSNSSTLVKSLEDLIQVCKTADGREDLAAKNILPTVLQLIQSLSYPSDHYFLTLSLRLVRNLCAGEEANQNSFVEQNGVAIISNVLSSANLSPEPDFGIICVGLQVLANAALAGERQQHAIWQQLFSEKFVALARVRSQKTCGPLCMIIYTCCDGTPELVAPLSGECGITIVKEIVRTAAAVGFGEDWYKLLLSRICLEEPFFRPLFSSLQCVDGNENGEDTECGEESFSKEQEFLLENVSEILNERLNEITVPNDFALCVYGIFKNSVRVLSYATRGRSGLPTGSIEIDVPGYSLTILRDICAQGTLRGSTENTMDVVDVLLSSGLIELLLCLLRDLEPPAIIRKSINQAEDQDGSNSSTLKPCPYKGFRRDIVGVIGNCLYGRKLVQDEIRRKDGLLLLLQQCVTDDDNPYLREWGIWCVRNLLERNQENQQAVAELELQGSVDVPDLARLGLRVEMNPETGRPKLVNIS encoded by the exons ATGGATAATACCACACTGCAAGAGTGCTCTGTACCTGAAGCTGTTCTCCAGACACTTTTAAGTGTGTCAAACTCATCTACCCTTGTAAAATCCTTGGAAGATTTGATACAAGTTTGTAAAACGGCTGATGGTCGCGAAGACCTTGCCGCTAAGAATATTCTCCCCACAGTCCTGCAGCTCATTCAATCTCTCTCGTACCCTTCTGATCACTACTTTCTGACGTTGTCTTTGAGGCTTGTAAGAAATCTGTGTGCGGGGGAGGAAGCAAATCAGAACTCATTTGTTGAGCAAAATGGAGTTGCAATCATATCGAATGTTTTGAGTTCTGCAAACCTTTCTCCGGAGCCAGATTTTGGGATTATTTGTGTGGGCTTGCAAGTTCTGGCTAATGCTGCATTGGCTGGAGAACGACAGCAGCATGCAATTTGGCAGCAACTCTTCTCAGAAAAATTTGTTGCTCTTGCAAGAGTTCGTAGCCAGAAGACTTGTGGTCCTCTGTGTATGATTATCTACACTTGTTGTGATGGAACCCCTGAACTTGTTGCACCTCTTAGTGGTGAATGTGGAATAACTATTGTGAAAGAGATTGTAAGGACTGCCGCTGCAG TTGGTTTTGGAGAAGATTGGTACAAATTGCTTCTTTCAAGAATTTGTTTAGAGGAACCTTtcttccggccacttttctcAAGTTTACAATGTGTTGATGGAAATGAGAATGGTGAAGATACAGAATGTGGAGAAGAGTCTTTCTCGAAAGAGCAAGAATTTTTGTTGGAAAATGTATCAGAGATCTTGAATGAGCGTCTCAACGAGATAACTGTTCCCAATGATTTTGCTTTGTGTGTTTATGGAATATTCAAGAACTCCGTCAGAGTTCTTAGTTATGCAACAAGAGGCAGGTCTGGACTTCCAACAGGCTCTATTGAGATAGATGTCCCAGGATACTCGCTCACAATCTTGAGAGATATATGTGCCCAAGGAACACTAAGAGGATCAACAGAGAATACAATGGATGTTGTGGATGTTTTGCTCTCCTCTGGTCTCATTGAATTACTTTTGTGTTTGCTTCGTGACCTTGAGCCGCCAGcaataattaggaaatctatcAACCAAGCTGAGGACCAAGATGGATCAAATTCTTCTACATTGAAACCATGTCCATACAAAGGTTTTCGGAGAGACATAGTTGGAGTCATTGGTAATTGTTTATATGGAAGGAAGCTTGTGCAAGATGAGATCAGGAGAAAGGATGGGCTTCTTCTGCTGTTACAACAGTGTGTAACAGATGATGACAACCCGTACTTAAGGGAGTGGGGCATTTGGTGTGTGAGGAACTTGTTGGAGCGGAACCAAGAAAATCAGCAGGCGGTGGCTGAATTGGAACTTCAAGGGTCTGTTGATGTGCCCGACCTTGCTCGACTTGGTCTCCGAGTAGAGATGAATCCAGAAACTGGACGTCCGAAGCTTGTCAACATCTCATGA